From Myotis daubentonii chromosome 7, mMyoDau2.1, whole genome shotgun sequence, a single genomic window includes:
- the CAVIN2 gene encoding caveolae-associated protein 2 — translation MEEDAAHAAKSQHPGSELRPEKPASPSPAPSSTPSPSLHLGSTDEALRDHAQVNAVTVLTLLDKLVKMMDVVQENQHKMEQRQMSLEGSVKGIQNDLTKLSKYQASTGNTVSKLLDKSRKVSAHTRAVRERLERQCAQVKRLESNHAQLLRRNHFKVLIFQEEHEIPTSVFAKEPVSSPNEGKEDLADENKSLEETLHTVDLSSEDELAHDEEALGDSAEESMGESRAEKMKRSSLRKVDSLKKAFSRQNIEKQMNRLGTKIVSAERREKIKKSFTSNHQKTASGKSSPFKVSPLTFGRKKIREGESAGETKSEDAPSNEHVPNDHDHEGSSLAEGLSQASLSSVLAEGKGAEGESGRAASRGSNSGMDSNVDLTVEEDEESSVAREQAQKVRYEAGYALNSKEAERSEEEATQPPVLQVGQMA, via the exons ATGGAGGAGGACGCTGCCCACGCCGCCAAGTCCCAGCACCCGGGCTCCGAGCTGCGGCCGGAGAAGCCGGCCAGCCCCAGCCCGGCACCCTCGTCCacgcccagccccagcctgcaccTGGGCAGCACGGACGAGGCCCTCCGGGACCACGCGCAGGTGAACGCGGTCACGGTGCTCACGCTCCTGGACAAGCTGGTGAAGATGATGGACGTGGTGCAGGAGAACCAGCACAAGATGGAGCAGCGGCAGATGAGCCTGGAGGGCTCGGTGAAGGGCATCCAGAACGACCTGACCAAGCTCTCCAAGTACCAGGCCTCCACGGGCAACACGGTGAGCAAGCTGCTGGACAAGTCCCGCAAGGTGAGCGCGCACACGCGTGCGGTCCGCGAGCGCCTGGAGCGCCAGTGCGCGCAGGTGAAGCGGCTGGAGAGCAACCACGCCCAGCTCCTGCGGCGCAACCACTTCAAAGTGCTCATCTTCCAG GAAGAGCATGAGATCCCCACCAGTGTGTTTGCCAAAGAGCCCGTGTCCAGCCCCAACGAAGGGAAGGAGGACCTCGCCGATGAGAACAAGTCTTTGGAGGAGACCTTGCACACGGTGGACCTCTCGTCGGAAGATGAGCTGGCCCACGACGAGGAGGCCCTGGGGGACAGCGCGGAGGAAAGCATGGGGGAGAGCAGAGCCGAGAAGATGAAGAGGTCCAGCCTCCGGAAGGTGGACAGCCTCAAGAAGGCCTTCTCCCGCCAGAACATCGAGAAGCAGATGAACAGGCTGGGGACAAAGATCGTGTCTgcggagaggagggagaagattAAGAAATCGTTCACTTCCAACCACCAGAAAACAGCCTCCGGGAAGAGCTCCCCCTTCAAGGTCTCCCCTCTCACTTTCGGGCGCAAGAAAATCCGGGAGGGGGAAAGCGCGGGGGAGACCAAGTCCGAAGACGCCCCCAGCAATGAGCACGTGCCCAACGACCATGACCACGAGGGGAGCTCGCTGGCCGAGGGCCTCTCCCAAGCCTCCCTCTCCAGCGTCCTGGCCGAAGGGAAGGGGGCCgagggggagagtgggagggcagcCTCGCGGGGGAGTAACTCTGGCATGGACAGCAACGTGGACCTGACCGTCGAGGAAGATGAGGAGTCATCGGTGGCTCGGGAACAGGCACAGAAGGTGCGCTATGAGGCCGGCTACGCGCTCAACTCCAAGGAGGCGGAGCGGTCAGAAGAGgaggccacccagccccctgTGCTGCAGGTGGGCCAGATGGCCTGA